The genomic region ATCTTAGCCAAATAGCCTGGGTTGTGGCTTCTGCTGCTGAGACATACTTGGCCTCTGTAGTTGATAAAGCAATTGTGTTTTGCTTCACAAAAGTCCAAGAGAAAACCCCACTACCAAAGCTGAATGCATATCCTGAGGTGCTCCTGCAATCATCCTCACTCCCTACCGAGTCTGCATCACAAAACTCTACAAGAATTGCATCTCTATCTTTTGTATACTCAATTCCATAGCTCAGTGTGCCTTGCACATATCTCAGAACCCTTCTTGCAACTCCAAAATGTTTCTTTGTAGGACTATTCATGAACCTTGACAACAAACTAGCAGCATACATCAAATCTGGTCTAGTTGCTGTCAAATACAGAAGGCTGCCCACAATTTTCCTGTATATGCTTTCATCTGCCAATTCACTTCCATCTACCTTCTTAAGTTTTTCACTAGTTGGTAGAGGAATAGAGACAGGTTTACAATCTTCAAGGCCAAACTTCACAAGTAATGATTTTGCATACTTGCTTTGATGAATAAATACACTATTTTCAGTTTGTAAGATTCCCATTCCTAAGAAATGATGAAGTAAGCCTAAATCAGACATCTTATACTTCTGCATCATCTCTATTTTGAACTCACTGAGTAGTGTTTTGCTACTTCCAGTAAAcacaatgtcatcaacatatattgaGACAATGAGTATACCACCTTCTTCATCAGACTTGATGTACAAAGTAGCTTCACTTGTGCTCTTAATGAACTTAGAACTGGTGAGATATGCATCAATCTCACTATACCAGGCTCTAGGTACCTATTTTAAACCATACAAGGCCTTCTTCAATTTGTAGACCTTATGGCAAGCATTTTTAACTTCAAAACCTTCAGGTTGTTCAATGTATACCTCTTCTTTAAGTACGCCATTTAAAAACGCAGATTTCACATCTAGTTGGAATAATTTCCACCCATTTTGTGTAGCTAAAGCAATAAGAGTTTGAATTGTATCCAACCTTGCCACTGGTGCAAAGGTCTCATTGTAATCAATTCTAggcttttgtgcatacccttttGCCACCAGTCTAGCCTTGTGCTTCTGAACTGTTCCATCTAGatttaatttagttttgaaCACCCATCTCACCCCAATAACAGGTTTGTCCATGGGTCTATCAACTAGCTGTCAAGTGTCATTCTTTTCAATTGTATCGATTTCTGCATTCATAGCTTC from Pyrus communis chromosome 9, drPyrComm1.1, whole genome shotgun sequence harbors:
- the LOC137744407 gene encoding uncharacterized mitochondrial protein AtMg00810-like, with the translated sequence MDKPVIGVRWVFKTKLNLDGTVQKHKARLVAKGYAQKPRIDYNETFAPVARLDTIQTLIALATQNGWKLFQLDVKSAFLNGVLKEEVPRAWYSEIDAYLTSSKFIKSTSEATLYIKSDEEGGILIVSIYVDDIVFTGSSKTLLSEFKIEMMQKYKMSDLGLLHHFLGMGILQTENSVFIHQSKYAKSLLVKFGLEDCKPVSIPLPTSEKLKKVDGSELADESIYRKIVGSLLYLTATRPDLMYAASLLSRFMNSPTKKHFGVARRVLRYVQGTLSYGIEYTKDRDAILVEFCDADSVGSEDDCRSTSGYAFSFGSGVFSWTFVKQNTIALSTTEAKYVSAAEATTQAIWLRFLLDDFGEMQVDATPLFCDNMSAIFMVKNPVFHQKN